A part of Gramella sp. MAR_2010_147 genomic DNA contains:
- a CDS encoding efflux RND transporter periplasmic adaptor subunit, which yields MSKKKLFIILGVVVALIVLLVVGKKAGWFGKSANVKEVEITEIEPLDITETVSATGKIQPEVEVKLSSEVSGEIIELPIVEGQSVEKGDLLVRVNPDIYQSNVQRARASFQNSKANYAQTQANLKQAQADYNRNKTLFEKGVISKAEWDGIVSNYEMAEANKESSYYSMQSSAATVTEAQDNLGRTNIYAPMSGTISKLDAELGERVVGTQQMAGTEILRVANLENMEVEVDVNENDIVKVSTGDSTIVEVDAYLGKEFKGIVTEISNTADNELTTDQVTNFKVKVRILKESYTDLMEGKSENYSPFRPGMTATVDIITNKRMNVIGIPISSIVIKSDTTSTKKSFSVKKDTNGEEEKFECVFVKDGEKAKLRVVETGIQDDSNIEIKKGLKKGDIVITGPYSTVTKSLDSGDDIEVKKEGEEEEETD from the coding sequence ATGAGTAAAAAGAAACTTTTCATCATTCTTGGGGTTGTAGTAGCCTTGATTGTATTACTGGTAGTTGGTAAAAAAGCGGGTTGGTTTGGTAAATCTGCCAATGTAAAAGAGGTAGAGATCACAGAGATTGAGCCTTTAGACATAACCGAAACTGTTTCGGCTACAGGGAAAATTCAGCCTGAGGTTGAAGTAAAGCTTTCTTCTGAAGTTTCAGGAGAAATTATTGAACTTCCGATTGTGGAAGGACAGTCCGTTGAAAAAGGCGATCTTTTGGTTAGGGTAAATCCAGATATTTATCAGTCTAATGTACAAAGAGCCCGTGCGAGCTTTCAAAATTCCAAAGCCAATTATGCGCAGACTCAGGCGAATTTAAAGCAGGCACAGGCAGATTATAACAGAAATAAAACCCTGTTTGAAAAAGGAGTGATCTCTAAGGCCGAGTGGGACGGAATCGTTTCTAATTATGAAATGGCCGAAGCTAATAAAGAATCTTCTTATTACAGCATGCAAAGTAGTGCGGCTACGGTTACAGAAGCTCAGGATAATCTTGGCCGTACCAATATCTATGCTCCAATGAGCGGGACGATTTCCAAGCTTGATGCTGAATTAGGTGAAAGAGTGGTTGGGACACAGCAAATGGCAGGTACTGAAATTCTTCGTGTAGCCAACCTTGAAAATATGGAGGTTGAGGTAGATGTAAATGAAAATGACATTGTAAAGGTGTCTACAGGTGACTCTACTATTGTTGAGGTAGACGCTTACCTTGGAAAAGAATTTAAGGGAATTGTTACTGAAATTTCAAATACAGCCGATAATGAACTAACAACAGATCAGGTTACGAATTTTAAAGTCAAAGTGCGTATTCTTAAAGAATCTTATACAGATCTAATGGAAGGTAAATCTGAGAATTACTCGCCTTTCAGACCTGGAATGACGGCGACAGTAGATATTATTACCAACAAAAGGATGAACGTGATTGGAATTCCAATAAGTTCTATAGTAATTAAGAGCGACACTACGTCTACTAAAAAATCATTCTCTGTAAAAAAAGACACTAATGGAGAGGAAGAAAAATTTGAATGTGTGTTTGTAAAAGATGGCGAAAAAGCTAAACTTCGCGTTGTAGAAACAGGAATTCAGGACGACTCAAATATTGAGATCAAGAAAGGTCTTAAAAAAGGAGATATTGTAATTACCGGGCCTTATAGCACTGTGACCAAAAGTTTGGATTCTGGGGACGATATTGAAGTAAAGAAAGAAGGAGAAGAGGAAGAAGAAACTGACTAA
- a CDS encoding TolC family protein yields the protein MKNFSLIAIVLLFCSQINAQQKEWTLEECVNYALENNIQVKQSQLDLEVSDIEKRDALGNFVPSINTQASNSWNTGLTQNVTTGILVNQTNRNFSAGVSAGITIFDGLRNFKQLQRARISKLSNQYALDKMEDDIALFVADSYLQVLFNKQSLEVLRAQNEVTQEQLQRTQDLVDAGVLPQGDLLEIRANMADEKQRMILAENQIQISLINLAQILAIQDYENFDIVDRDYNVFGNEILENTVYDVIDRAKEERSEIKIAEANMELAEKDVELAKGAYLPTLNAFFNYNTRETNQPRITGSSLDPNEPSRQIGVVESTQDIVVAPNTIPNIGSPLPFIEQLYRNDGINYGFQLNVPVLNGFATRNQVKRNEINVKRAEYQLEQAELDLEANVYQAFTDAKGAFEAYEAALVASEAQKKAFEYATERYDVGLTNAFDFSQAKIRYENTQREALRAKYDYIFKLKVVELYFGIPVRDLKF from the coding sequence ATGAAGAATTTTAGTTTAATTGCCATTGTATTGCTTTTCTGCAGCCAGATAAATGCTCAACAAAAAGAATGGACGTTAGAAGAGTGCGTAAATTATGCACTGGAGAACAATATACAGGTAAAACAATCTCAACTAGACCTTGAGGTTTCAGATATAGAAAAAAGAGATGCCCTTGGTAACTTTGTTCCAAGTATCAATACACAGGCATCTAACTCATGGAATACGGGTTTAACTCAAAATGTTACCACTGGTATTCTTGTGAATCAAACCAATAGAAATTTTTCTGCAGGGGTAAGTGCCGGGATTACTATTTTTGATGGTCTTAGAAATTTTAAGCAACTCCAGAGAGCTCGTATTTCAAAGCTTTCCAATCAATATGCTTTAGACAAGATGGAAGATGATATTGCTCTATTTGTAGCAGATTCTTACCTGCAGGTACTTTTTAACAAACAAAGCCTTGAAGTGCTTCGCGCTCAAAATGAGGTAACCCAGGAGCAACTTCAAAGAACTCAGGATCTTGTGGACGCGGGAGTACTGCCTCAGGGTGATCTTTTGGAAATTAGAGCTAATATGGCTGATGAAAAGCAACGAATGATCCTTGCTGAAAATCAGATACAAATTTCATTAATAAATCTTGCTCAAATTCTGGCGATCCAGGATTATGAAAATTTTGATATTGTAGATCGCGATTACAATGTATTCGGAAATGAGATTCTTGAAAATACAGTGTATGATGTAATTGATAGAGCAAAAGAAGAACGTTCAGAAATAAAGATCGCAGAGGCTAATATGGAGCTTGCTGAAAAAGATGTGGAACTGGCGAAAGGAGCCTATCTTCCAACCTTAAATGCATTTTTCAATTATAATACAAGGGAAACCAACCAGCCAAGAATTACCGGCTCTTCCTTAGATCCTAATGAACCGTCAAGACAAATCGGGGTTGTAGAATCAACGCAGGACATAGTAGTAGCGCCCAATACAATTCCCAATATAGGTAGTCCGCTGCCTTTTATTGAACAATTATACAGAAATGATGGTATAAACTATGGTTTCCAGTTAAACGTGCCTGTTCTTAATGGATTTGCTACCAGAAATCAGGTGAAAAGGAATGAGATCAATGTAAAACGTGCCGAATATCAGTTAGAGCAGGCAGAACTCGATCTTGAAGCCAATGTTTACCAGGCGTTTACTGATGCTAAAGGCGCCTTTGAAGCTTATGAAGCAGCTTTGGTCGCTTCAGAAGCTCAAAAGAAAGCTTTTGAATATGCTACCGAACGTTATGATGTAGGACTTACCAATGCCTTTGATTTTAGTCAGGCGAAAATTAGATACGAGAATACACAAAGAGAAGCCTTAAGGGCGAAATACGATTATATATTTAAATTGAAGGTTGTAGAACTTTATTTTGGGATTCCGGTTAGGGATTTAAAATTTTAA
- a CDS encoding efflux RND transporter periplasmic adaptor subunit: MKKFVTIGILVLIAVTFVGALYYLYQKNQEDPVVYETEEPTEQTIIKKTVATGKIVPKEEVLIKPNISGIIDEIYIEAGDKIKAGDLIAKIRVIPNVSSLQSAKDAVATARINLENEKKQFERQKALYDKGVISANDFDAVQVSFQRAEQNYKSAQQNYEIVRTGTTSGIGSAANTLIRSTVEGMVLDVPVKTGNQVIESNNFNDGTTIATLADVNEMIFEGKVDESEVGKIKEDLPLEVTVGAIENKSFDAVLDYIAPKGVEENGAIQFEIKGTLNKADTTFIRAGLSANASIILARADNVLSIKEALVQFDSETKEPFVEVMTGDQEFTKQNVELGVSDGINVEVLDGVKKGDKIKVWNQIKPAMNIAQN, translated from the coding sequence ATGAAAAAATTTGTAACCATCGGAATTTTAGTGCTAATCGCTGTGACTTTTGTTGGAGCCCTGTACTATTTGTATCAAAAAAATCAGGAAGATCCCGTAGTTTATGAAACTGAAGAGCCTACTGAGCAAACTATTATCAAGAAAACGGTCGCTACCGGGAAAATAGTTCCAAAAGAAGAAGTGCTTATTAAACCAAATATTTCAGGGATTATAGATGAAATATATATCGAGGCAGGAGACAAGATTAAGGCTGGGGATCTTATCGCAAAGATCAGGGTTATTCCTAATGTATCTTCTCTACAGAGTGCTAAAGATGCTGTGGCGACAGCCAGAATAAATCTTGAAAACGAAAAAAAGCAATTTGAAAGACAAAAGGCTCTTTATGATAAGGGAGTCATTTCTGCTAACGACTTTGACGCGGTACAGGTAAGTTTTCAAAGAGCTGAGCAAAATTATAAATCGGCGCAGCAGAACTACGAAATTGTTCGAACCGGTACCACTAGTGGTATTGGAAGTGCCGCGAATACTTTAATTAGATCTACCGTGGAAGGGATGGTGCTGGATGTCCCGGTAAAGACAGGAAACCAGGTTATTGAAAGTAACAATTTTAATGATGGAACAACCATTGCCACCCTCGCAGATGTAAATGAGATGATCTTTGAAGGAAAAGTTGATGAGAGTGAAGTTGGGAAAATTAAGGAAGACCTTCCTTTAGAGGTCACCGTTGGAGCTATTGAAAATAAATCTTTTGATGCGGTACTGGATTATATCGCACCAAAGGGAGTCGAAGAAAATGGAGCTATCCAATTTGAGATAAAAGGAACTTTGAATAAGGCTGATACAACGTTTATTCGAGCCGGCCTCAGTGCTAATGCTTCTATTATTCTTGCACGTGCAGATAATGTGCTTTCCATTAAAGAAGCATTGGTGCAATTCGATTCAGAAACAAAAGAACCTTTTGTTGAAGTGATGACGGGCGATCAGGAATTTACAAAGCAAAATGTTGAGCTAGGGGTAAGTGATGGTATTAATGTAGAGGTGCTTGACGGAGTAAAAAAAGGAGATAAGATCAAGGTTTGGAACCAGATTAAACCAGCCATGAATATCGCTCAAAACTAG
- a CDS encoding ABC transporter permease, whose translation MFSRDRWEEILEALTANWFRTILTAFGVLWGIFILVILLAAGRGLENGVKQGFSGIATNTMFMWTQVASKPYKGMPKGRRYSFEIEDVTAIKEQVPGLRFVSPRNQLGGFGGENNVVRGLNTGAFNVYGDYPEIIKQETMDITSGRFLNYSDINGKRKVAIIGDGVESALYDEVEDPLGTYIKINGVNFMVIGTYKKKSRGGDAEEGQKEIYVPFTAFSQAFNRGNKVGWMAITAKDGSSITNLKDRIIEIVKSRHSIHPEDDRAVGNFDLYQEFSKVNGLFVALKAVAYFVGVLVLLSGIIGISNIMLIVVKERTNEIGVRRALGATPWSIRGQILMESIFLTIVSGMSGIILATGVIWLVNLQLDSMDTSEMMFLNPSVNLGVVIIALSILIISGLLAGLIPAQHAIKVKPVDALRTE comes from the coding sequence ATGTTTAGCAGGGATCGTTGGGAAGAAATATTAGAAGCCTTAACCGCAAACTGGTTTAGAACCATTTTAACAGCTTTTGGAGTGTTATGGGGAATATTTATCCTTGTAATTCTTCTAGCTGCTGGTAGAGGCCTGGAAAATGGAGTGAAGCAGGGATTTAGTGGGATAGCCACGAATACCATGTTCATGTGGACGCAGGTAGCTTCAAAACCATATAAAGGTATGCCAAAAGGCAGGCGTTATAGTTTTGAGATTGAAGATGTCACCGCCATTAAAGAACAGGTTCCGGGATTAAGATTTGTGTCCCCAAGAAATCAGTTAGGTGGTTTTGGCGGCGAAAATAATGTAGTTAGAGGGTTGAATACCGGAGCTTTTAATGTCTATGGAGATTATCCTGAAATTATTAAGCAGGAAACCATGGATATTACTTCAGGCCGGTTTCTGAATTACTCAGATATTAATGGAAAACGCAAGGTAGCGATCATTGGAGACGGGGTAGAGTCTGCATTATACGATGAAGTGGAAGATCCGCTGGGAACCTATATAAAAATAAACGGCGTGAACTTTATGGTTATTGGCACCTATAAGAAAAAGAGTCGGGGTGGGGATGCTGAAGAGGGGCAGAAGGAGATATATGTTCCTTTTACCGCGTTTTCGCAGGCATTTAACCGTGGAAATAAAGTTGGCTGGATGGCTATAACCGCAAAGGATGGCTCGTCTATTACCAATCTTAAAGATAGAATCATAGAGATCGTTAAAAGCCGTCATAGTATTCATCCGGAAGATGACAGGGCTGTAGGTAATTTCGATCTTTATCAGGAATTTAGTAAAGTAAACGGACTTTTTGTAGCCCTTAAAGCGGTGGCATATTTTGTAGGCGTCCTGGTGTTGCTTTCAGGAATTATTGGAATTAGTAATATTATGCTCATCGTGGTAAAGGAAAGGACGAATGAAATTGGTGTGCGCCGGGCACTAGGGGCCACACCCTGGTCCATAAGAGGTCAGATCTTGATGGAGTCAATATTTCTCACTATCGTTTCTGGGATGTCTGGAATTATTCTGGCAACCGGAGTTATATGGCTTGTGAACCTGCAGCTTGATAGTATGGATACTTCAGAAATGATGTTTTTGAACCCATCAGTGAACCTTGGTGTGGTAATAATAGCATTAAGTATTTTAATAATATCCGGTTTACTGGCCGGTCTAATCCCTGCACAGCATGCGATAAAGGTAAAACCTGTTGATGCTTTGCGTACCGAATAA